One genomic region from Vitis riparia cultivar Riparia Gloire de Montpellier isolate 1030 chromosome 17, EGFV_Vit.rip_1.0, whole genome shotgun sequence encodes:
- the LOC117904263 gene encoding uncharacterized protein LOC117904263, which produces MEHTVWGHLPLLVNSNSKESVEYILQALWRTRKTGLDATDRHFIAEMLQLPNHSDLDPLLVCLRMLMRKCVYENISKDEIQKLFPDEVLPELQRLLTLLLQKFQREWREDVLNDQVIMPRLKAMTWNMANQETEMLDPVAVINLKLQNDAQSHSGELEVKFQLDKDTLETMLKSMYSIRDQLSDVGETSNGHLPQETNTV; this is translated from the exons ATGGAGCACACAGTTTGGGGCCACTTGCCTCTGCTGGTGAATTCCAACTCCAAAGAATCGGTGGAGTACATCCTTCAGGCCCTTTGGAGAACTCGCAAGACCGGCCTCGACGCCACTGACCGCCATTTTATTGCGGAAATGCTTCAGCTCCCGAACCACTCCGACCTCGACCCT CTTTTGGTATGTTTACGCATGTTGATGCGGAAGTGTgtttatgaaaatatcagtaaggATGAAATTCAAAAGCTGTTCCCCGATGAGGTCCTGCCTGAATTACAAAGATTATTGACACTTTTGCTGCAAAAGTTTCAAAGGGAATGGCGGGAAGATGTACTCAACGATCAG GTTATTATGCCCCGTTTAAAGGCAATGACATGGAATATGGCCAATCAGGAGACAGAAATGTTAGACCCTGTGGCCGTTATTAATTTGAAG CTTCAAAATGATGCACAATCTCATTCAGGAGAATTGGAAGTGAAGTTCCAATTGGATAAAGATACACTTGAAACGATGTTGAAGTCCATGTACTCTATAAGAGACCAATTGTCTGATGTC GGTGAGACATCAAATGGACATTTACCTCAGGAGACAAATACGGTGTAG
- the LOC117934394 gene encoding pentatricopeptide repeat-containing protein At5g50390, chloroplastic, whose amino-acid sequence MDIPLSRNQNMSLDQIQSNCGLPHLFSVDEILREKSFSQCLLPFNRRKRRTPFSQIRCSSLEQGLQPRPKPKPSTIELNVGKEAQVNETQLRKPSSELCGQIEKLVFFKRYHEALELFEILELNGAYEMDSETYDALVSACIGLKSIRGVKKVFNYMINSGFDPDEYLRNRVLLMHVKCGMMIDARRLFDEMPEKNILSWNTIIGGLVDAGDYFEAFRLFLMMWQEFSDAGSRMFVTMIRASAGLGLIFAGRQLHSCSLKTDVGGDVFVACALIDMYSKCGSIEDAQRVFDQMPEKTTVGWNSIIAGYALHGYSEEALSMYYEMRDSGVKIDNFTFSIIIRICARLASLEHAKQAHAGLVRHGFGLDIVANTALVDLYSKWGRIEDAKHVFDMMPHKNVISWNALIAGYGNHGRGVEAVEMFERMLHEGMVPNHVTFLAVLSACSYSGLSDRGWEIFESMSRDHKIKPRAMHYACMIELLGREGLLDEAFALIKDAPFKPTVNMWAALLTACRVHKNLELGKFAAEKLYGMGPEKLSNYVVLLNIYNSSGRLEEAAAVIQTLKRRGLRMLPACSWIEIKKQPYGFISGDKCHAQSKEIYQKLDELMLEISKHGYVPQEKFLLPDVNEQEERVLLYHSEKLAIAFGLINTSDWTPLQIVQSHRICGDCHSAIKLIALVTRREIVVRDASRFHHFKDGSCSCGDYW is encoded by the coding sequence ATGGATATCCCGCTGTCTCGTAATCAGAACATGTCATTGGATCAGATCCAGAGTAATTGTGGCTTGCCGCATTTGTTCTCAGTTGACGAGATTCTGAGAGAAAAGTCCTTTTCTCAGTGTTTGCTTCCATTCAACAGAAGAAAACGGAGGACCCCATTTTCTCAGATCAGGTGTTCTTCCTTGGAACAAGGTCTGCAACCACGGCCCAAGCCGAAACCTTCGACTATTGAGCTGAATGTGGGAAAAGAAGCTCAAGTAAATGAAACCCAACTCAGGAAACCCAGTTCAGAGCTATGTGGTCAGATCGAGAAATTAGTTTTCTTTAAGAGGTACCATGAGGCACttgaattatttgaaattttagagTTGAATGGTGCTTATGAAATGGATAGCGAGACATATGATGCATTAGTGAGTGCGTGTATTGGGTTGAAATCAATTAGAGGGGTGAAAAAGGTGTTCAATTATATGATTAATAGTGGGTTTGATCCAGATGAGTATTTGAGGAACAGGGTTTTGTTAATGCATGTAAAATGTGGGATGATGATTGATGCACGTAgattgtttgatgaaatgccagAAAAGAACATTTTGTCCTGGAATACGATAATCGGGGGACTTGTGGATGCTGGAGATTATTTCGAGGCATTCCGGTTGTTTCTAATGATGTGGCAGGAATTTTCTGATGCTGGGTCCCGGATGTTTGTGACAATGATTCGGGCATCTGCTGGACTGGGGCTCATTTTTGCTGGAAGACAATTACACTCTTGTTCTTTGAAGACAGATGTAGGTGGAGATGTTTTTGTGGCTTGTGCACTGATTGACATGTACAGTAAGTGTGGGAGCATTGAAGATGCTCAGCGTGTTTTTGATCAGATGCCAGAGAAGACCACAGTAGGATGGAATTCCATTATTGCGGGTTATGCACTTCATGGTTATAGCGAGGAAGCATTGAGTATGTATTATGAAATGCGGGATTCTGGCGTCAAAATAGACAATTTCactttttcaattattataagaATATGTGCTAGGTTAGCTTCATTAGAACATGCTAAGCAAGCTCATGCAGGTCTAGTTCGTCATGGTTTTGGTTTAGATATTGTAGCTAACACAGCGCTTGTGGACTTGTATAGCAAATGGGGAAGGATTGAAGATGCGAAACATGTTTTTGACATGATGCCTCACAAGAATGTCATATCTTGGAATGCCTTGATTGCAGGTTATGGTAATCATGGTCGAGGAGTTGAGGCTGTTGAGATGTTTGAACGGATGCTTCATGAAGGAATGGTGCCTAACCATGTCACTTTTCTTGCTGTTCTGTCTGCTTGTAGCTATTCAGGTTTATCAGATCGTGGTTGGGAGATTTTTGAATCGATGAGTAGGGATCACAAGATTAAGCCCCGAGCAATGCACTATGCTTGTATGATTGAATTATTGGGTCGAGAAGGGCTTTTGGATGAAGCCTTTGCATTGATAAAAGATGCTCCTTTTAAGCCTACAGTGAATATGTGGGCTGCCTTGCTGACAGCTTGTAGGGTGCACAAGAATTTAGAGCTCGGAAAATTTGCTGCTGAGAAACTTTATGGAATGGGGCCTGAAAAGCTGAGTAATTATGTTGTgcttttgaatatatataacaGTTCTGGCAGGTTGGAGGAAGCTGCTGCTGTCATTCAGACCCTGAAAAGAAGGGGTTTAAGAATGCTTCCTGCATGTAGTTGGATTGAGATTAAGAAGCAGCCATATGGTTTCATTTCTGGAGATAAATGTCATGCTCAATCAAAAGAGATCTACCAGAAATTAGACGAGTTGATGCTGGAGATCTCAAAACATGGTTATGTTCCCCAGGAGAAATTCTTGCTTCCGGATGTCAATGAACAGGAAGAGCGTGTATTGTTGTACCACAGTGAGAAGTTGGCAATTGCTTTTGGGCTTATCAATACTTCAGATTGGACACCATTGCAAATTGTGCAGAGCCATCGGATTTGTGGTGACTGCCATAGTGCAATTAAGTTGATAGCCCTGGTCACTAGACGTGAAATTGTTGTGAGGGATGCTAGCAGATTCCACCATTTCAAAGATGGGAGTTGTTCTTGTGGGGACTACTGGTGA
- the LOC117905068 gene encoding snurportin-1 isoform X2 — protein sequence MAPHEVRRPFKRPAISDQQKRRELSLLRQAQNRRDAQHHARCLASTVVSLQAPNPEPIFEPEIADEPIVESESQSIPRDIDVRQASKLKGYEARRWFARQLMLPEWMIDVPDRLSHDWYVLARPTGKRCFVVSSDGTTVSRLRNGSVLHHFPSALPNGARTKDISGSAQSYCILDCIFHELDQTYYVIDMVCWRGYSLYDCTAEFRFFWLNSKLAEAGACDPPSPYHRYRFSVVPIYNCDQNGLYTAYTGAAPYVKDGLLFYNRHAHYQTGNTPLTLVWKDENCSQYVIDTDSKGQVPSQQQVVLELQDDGNLTTSDDPPVVFGSLDGDFIQKSGLCSGNLLRFAVSDGGLSFVDGKLERADLHYLGKVNRARAFADSYSKVGGILDSTLEGHVPVFS from the exons ATGGCGCCTCACGAAGTTCGTCGCCCGTTCAAACGTCCGGCTATCTCCGATCAACAGAAGCGCCGGGAGCTCTCGCTTCTCAGGCAAGCGCAGAACCGGCGAGACGCTCAACACCATGCTCGCTGCTTAGCATCCACCGTCGTCTCTCTCCAAGCCCCTAACCCTGAACCAATCTTCGAACCGGAAATCGCAGACGAACCTATTGTCGAATCTGAGTCCCAATCTATACCTAGGGACATTGATGTGCGTCAGGCATCGAAGCTCAAAGGCTACGAAGCTCGTCGCTGGTTCGCAAGGCAGTTGATGCTACCGGAGTGGATGATCGATGTTCCAGACCGCTTGAGTCACGACTG GTATGTATTAGCACGGCCCACTGGAAAACGatgttttgttgtttcttcTGATGGAACAACAGTTAGTAGGCTACGCAATGGCTCTGTCTTGCACCATTTCCCATCTGCTCTGCCCAATGGGGCAAGGACAAAGGACATCTCTGGTTCTGCTCAATCATATTGTATTCTGGATTGCATATTTCAtgag TTGGATCAAACTTATTACGTGATTGACATGGTGTGCTGGCGGGGATACTCTTTATATGACTGCACTGCTGAGTTCAGATTTTTTTGGTTGAACTCCAAGCTTGCTGAGGCTGGGGCCTGTGACCCTCCTTCACCTTACCATAGATACAGATTTAGTGTGGTCCCCATTTACAATTGTGACCAGAATGGTTTGTACACTGCTTACACAGGGGCAGCACCTTATGTCAAGGATGGACTATTGTTTTATAACAG GCATGCGCATTATCAAACTGGAAACACACCACTGACATTGGTTTGGAAGGATGAGAACTGTAGTCAGTATGTTATCGATACAGATAGTAAAGGACAGGTTCCAAGTCAACAACAG GTGGTTTTGGAGCTACAAGATGATGGAAACCTGACAACATCAGATGATCCTCCTGTTGTATTTGGGTCCTTAGATGGGGACTTCATACAAAAG TCTGGGCTCTGTTCAGGAAACCTTCTACGATTTGCTGTTAGTGATGGTGGATTGAGTTTTGTGGATGGAAAGCTTGAAAGGGCTGATCTACACTACCTGGGCAAGGTGAATCGAGCACGTGCTTTCGCAGATAGTTATTCCAAGGTTGGTGGAATTTTAGATTCTACTTTGGAAG GTCATGTTCCAGTATTCAGTTAG
- the LOC117905068 gene encoding snurportin-1 isoform X3 yields MAPHEVRRPFKRPAISDQQKRRELSLLRQAQNRRDAQHHARCLASTVVSLQAPNPEPIFEPEIADEPIVESESQSIPRDIDVRQASKLKGYEARRWFARQLMLPEWMIDVPDRLSHDWYVLARPTGKRCFVVSSDGTTVSRLRNGSVLHHFPSALPNGARTKDISGSAQSYCILDCIFHELDQTYYVIDMVCWRGYSLYDCTAEFRFFWLNSKLAEAGACDPPSPYHRYRFSVVPIYNCDQNGLYTAYTGAAPYVKDGLLFYNRHAHYQTGNTPLTLVWKDENCSQYVIDTDSKGQVPSQQQVVLELQDDGNLTTSDDPPVVFGSLDGDFIQK; encoded by the exons ATGGCGCCTCACGAAGTTCGTCGCCCGTTCAAACGTCCGGCTATCTCCGATCAACAGAAGCGCCGGGAGCTCTCGCTTCTCAGGCAAGCGCAGAACCGGCGAGACGCTCAACACCATGCTCGCTGCTTAGCATCCACCGTCGTCTCTCTCCAAGCCCCTAACCCTGAACCAATCTTCGAACCGGAAATCGCAGACGAACCTATTGTCGAATCTGAGTCCCAATCTATACCTAGGGACATTGATGTGCGTCAGGCATCGAAGCTCAAAGGCTACGAAGCTCGTCGCTGGTTCGCAAGGCAGTTGATGCTACCGGAGTGGATGATCGATGTTCCAGACCGCTTGAGTCACGACTG GTATGTATTAGCACGGCCCACTGGAAAACGatgttttgttgtttcttcTGATGGAACAACAGTTAGTAGGCTACGCAATGGCTCTGTCTTGCACCATTTCCCATCTGCTCTGCCCAATGGGGCAAGGACAAAGGACATCTCTGGTTCTGCTCAATCATATTGTATTCTGGATTGCATATTTCAtgag TTGGATCAAACTTATTACGTGATTGACATGGTGTGCTGGCGGGGATACTCTTTATATGACTGCACTGCTGAGTTCAGATTTTTTTGGTTGAACTCCAAGCTTGCTGAGGCTGGGGCCTGTGACCCTCCTTCACCTTACCATAGATACAGATTTAGTGTGGTCCCCATTTACAATTGTGACCAGAATGGTTTGTACACTGCTTACACAGGGGCAGCACCTTATGTCAAGGATGGACTATTGTTTTATAACAG GCATGCGCATTATCAAACTGGAAACACACCACTGACATTGGTTTGGAAGGATGAGAACTGTAGTCAGTATGTTATCGATACAGATAGTAAAGGACAGGTTCCAAGTCAACAACAG GTGGTTTTGGAGCTACAAGATGATGGAAACCTGACAACATCAGATGATCCTCCTGTTGTATTTGGGTCCTTAGATGGGGACTTCATACAAAAG TAG
- the LOC117905068 gene encoding snurportin-1 isoform X1, with product MAPHEVRRPFKRPAISDQQKRRELSLLRQAQNRRDAQHHARCLASTVVSLQAPNPEPIFEPEIADEPIVESESQSIPRDIDVRQASKLKGYEARRWFARQLMLPEWMIDVPDRLSHDWYVLARPTGKRCFVVSSDGTTVSRLRNGSVLHHFPSALPNGARTKDISGSAQSYCILDCIFHELDQTYYVIDMVCWRGYSLYDCTAEFRFFWLNSKLAEAGACDPPSPYHRYRFSVVPIYNCDQNGLYTAYTGAAPYVKDGLLFYNRHAHYQTGNTPLTLVWKDENCSQYVIDTDSKGQVPSQQQVVLELQDDGNLTTSDDPPVVFGSLDGDFIQKSGLCSGNLLRFAVSDGGLSFVDGKLERADLHYLGKVNRARAFADSYSKVMFQYSVRHSPLSIDDLLASITSTNDQEKEACDVEMAG from the exons ATGGCGCCTCACGAAGTTCGTCGCCCGTTCAAACGTCCGGCTATCTCCGATCAACAGAAGCGCCGGGAGCTCTCGCTTCTCAGGCAAGCGCAGAACCGGCGAGACGCTCAACACCATGCTCGCTGCTTAGCATCCACCGTCGTCTCTCTCCAAGCCCCTAACCCTGAACCAATCTTCGAACCGGAAATCGCAGACGAACCTATTGTCGAATCTGAGTCCCAATCTATACCTAGGGACATTGATGTGCGTCAGGCATCGAAGCTCAAAGGCTACGAAGCTCGTCGCTGGTTCGCAAGGCAGTTGATGCTACCGGAGTGGATGATCGATGTTCCAGACCGCTTGAGTCACGACTG GTATGTATTAGCACGGCCCACTGGAAAACGatgttttgttgtttcttcTGATGGAACAACAGTTAGTAGGCTACGCAATGGCTCTGTCTTGCACCATTTCCCATCTGCTCTGCCCAATGGGGCAAGGACAAAGGACATCTCTGGTTCTGCTCAATCATATTGTATTCTGGATTGCATATTTCAtgag TTGGATCAAACTTATTACGTGATTGACATGGTGTGCTGGCGGGGATACTCTTTATATGACTGCACTGCTGAGTTCAGATTTTTTTGGTTGAACTCCAAGCTTGCTGAGGCTGGGGCCTGTGACCCTCCTTCACCTTACCATAGATACAGATTTAGTGTGGTCCCCATTTACAATTGTGACCAGAATGGTTTGTACACTGCTTACACAGGGGCAGCACCTTATGTCAAGGATGGACTATTGTTTTATAACAG GCATGCGCATTATCAAACTGGAAACACACCACTGACATTGGTTTGGAAGGATGAGAACTGTAGTCAGTATGTTATCGATACAGATAGTAAAGGACAGGTTCCAAGTCAACAACAG GTGGTTTTGGAGCTACAAGATGATGGAAACCTGACAACATCAGATGATCCTCCTGTTGTATTTGGGTCCTTAGATGGGGACTTCATACAAAAG TCTGGGCTCTGTTCAGGAAACCTTCTACGATTTGCTGTTAGTGATGGTGGATTGAGTTTTGTGGATGGAAAGCTTGAAAGGGCTGATCTACACTACCTGGGCAAGGTGAATCGAGCACGTGCTTTCGCAGATAGTTATTCCAAG GTCATGTTCCAGTATTCAGTTAGGCATTCTCCTCTGAGCATTGATGATCTGTTAGCATCCATTACCTCGACAAATGATCAAGAAAAGGAAGCCTGTGATGTGGAGATGGCCGGTTGA